In a genomic window of Asticcacaulis sp.:
- the dgoD gene encoding galactonate dehydratase, with protein sequence MDTAAPLSTVAAQTRLRKIETFAVPPRWLFVRIETEDGAVGWGEASLEGHTEATQAAFAEIRERFLGHDADRIEDMWQVFYRLGFYRGGPVLMSALSGFDQALWDLKARRLGVPVWQLLGGRVRDRVRVYAWIGGDRPSDVVDAGKARLAQGFKAVKMNASEDMAWLGSPKVIDGVCDRLTSVQALGLDVGLDFHGRVHKPMARQIAHALEPLRPLFIEEPLLSEHPEAIAQFANMTSTPVALGERLYSRWDFKPFFERACVDIIQPDLSHAGGISEVRRIAAMAEAYDVAIAPHCPLGPLAMAACFQIGISTPNHVIQEMSLGIHYNTNGHDLLFYMKNPEVFDVTDGYVEALTGPGLGVEIDEDKVREMAKDCPPWRNPAWRGPDGYVREW encoded by the coding sequence ATGGATACCGCCGCTCCGCTTTCGACTGTTGCAGCCCAAACCCGCTTGCGCAAGATAGAAACCTTCGCCGTGCCGCCGCGCTGGCTGTTCGTTCGCATCGAAACCGAGGACGGTGCCGTTGGCTGGGGCGAAGCCTCGCTGGAAGGCCATACCGAGGCCACGCAAGCCGCCTTTGCTGAAATCCGCGAACGCTTCCTCGGTCATGACGCAGACCGTATCGAGGATATGTGGCAGGTCTTCTACCGCCTCGGTTTCTACCGCGGTGGGCCGGTGCTGATGTCGGCCCTTTCCGGCTTCGACCAGGCGCTGTGGGATCTGAAGGCCCGCCGCCTCGGCGTGCCGGTATGGCAATTGCTCGGCGGCCGGGTACGTGACCGCGTCCGGGTCTATGCCTGGATCGGCGGCGACCGCCCGTCGGATGTGGTCGATGCCGGCAAGGCCCGTCTGGCCCAGGGTTTCAAGGCCGTCAAGATGAATGCCTCGGAAGACATGGCCTGGCTCGGTTCGCCCAAGGTGATCGATGGGGTTTGTGACCGTCTGACCTCGGTGCAGGCCCTCGGCCTCGATGTCGGGCTTGATTTCCACGGCCGCGTCCATAAGCCGATGGCCAGGCAGATCGCCCATGCGCTGGAGCCGCTGCGTCCGCTGTTCATAGAGGAGCCGCTGCTTTCCGAACATCCGGAAGCCATCGCCCAGTTCGCCAATATGACCTCCACGCCGGTGGCCCTGGGCGAGCGCCTCTACAGCCGCTGGGATTTCAAGCCGTTCTTCGAGCGCGCCTGCGTCGATATCATCCAGCCCGACCTCAGCCACGCCGGCGGCATTTCCGAAGTCCGCCGCATCGCCGCCATGGCCGAAGCCTATGATGTCGCCATCGCCCCGCACTGTCCGCTGGGTCCGCTAGCCATGGCCGCCTGCTTCCAGATCGGTATTTCGACGCCGAACCACGTCATCCAGGAAATGTCGCTGGGCATCCATTACAATACGAACGGCCACGACCTGCTGTTCTATATGAAGAACCCGGAAGTGTTCGATGTGACCGACGGCTATGTCGAAGCCCTGACCGGCCCCGGCCTCGGTGTCGAGATCGACGAGGACAAGGTGCGCGAAATGGCGAAGGACTGCCCGCCCTGGCGCAATCCGGCGTGGCGCGGGCCGGATGGCTATGTGCGCGAGTGGTAG
- a CDS encoding 3-hydroxyacyl-CoA dehydrogenase NAD-binding domain-containing protein → METFKTELDADGILLCAFDVPGKSMNTFTKQALTDLAAIAEQAKTDSAVKGVVLTSGKTTGFCAGADLEEMLSGAWEAKGGATDEQSVLKANFDAAFEMNRVYRLLETCGKPVAVAINGLALGGGLEVSLACHYRVLSNGPKVQVGLPEVKIGLFPGGGGSQRLPRLIGVQAALMAMSEGKSFKPAEALAAGIVDEVVDDDKVVEAAKTWIKTKGDPVARWDKKDFKIPGGGPYHPAGAQVFIMGNALIRKQSYGNYPAVLNLMHSVYEGLQVPFDTAIKIESRFFCKTPATPQAKAMIRTFFMSMQAIGKGSGRPAGVPKTDVTQVAVIGAGMMGAGIAYVSALAGIKTILLDRDQAAADKGKAHCEDLLKKSVSRGKMTQEKAQGILDLITATPDYAAITGSDLVVEAVFENTDLKEQVTKQAEAPLYANGKEAPIFGTNTSTIPISLLAGASSHAENYIGIHFFSPVDKMMLVEIIRGEKTSDATVAKAIDYALKIKKTPVVVNDSRFFFANRCFIPFTAEGMIMWSEGVAPALIDNAGRMTGMPRGPLEMMDDVALDLLTKITSETAKAMGDAYQPIPGEKEVAQMVADGRLGRKNGKGFYDYPEAKGAPKTLWSGTLDMFPVTQGEASPAEVEELKKRLLYVQAVTAARCFEEGVITNPREADVGSILGWGFAPWSGGIISLMDSIGLPKFVEELDRMTRLYGDRFAPPQLLRDMAAKGETFYGRFDTRAAKAA, encoded by the coding sequence ATGGAAACCTTCAAGACCGAACTCGACGCCGACGGCATCCTGCTCTGCGCCTTCGATGTGCCCGGCAAGTCGATGAACACCTTTACCAAGCAGGCCCTGACCGATCTGGCCGCCATCGCCGAGCAGGCGAAGACCGATTCTGCCGTCAAGGGCGTGGTCCTGACCTCGGGGAAGACGACCGGCTTCTGCGCCGGCGCCGACCTGGAAGAAATGCTTTCGGGCGCCTGGGAGGCCAAGGGCGGCGCTACGGATGAACAGTCCGTGCTGAAAGCCAATTTCGATGCGGCATTCGAGATGAACCGGGTCTACCGCCTGCTGGAAACCTGCGGCAAACCGGTGGCCGTTGCCATCAACGGGCTGGCACTGGGCGGCGGTCTGGAAGTCTCGCTGGCCTGTCATTACCGCGTGCTGTCGAACGGGCCGAAGGTTCAGGTCGGCCTGCCGGAAGTCAAGATCGGCCTGTTCCCCGGTGGCGGCGGTTCGCAGCGTTTGCCGCGCCTGATCGGTGTTCAGGCGGCGCTCATGGCCATGTCGGAAGGCAAGTCGTTCAAGCCCGCCGAAGCCCTGGCCGCCGGTATCGTTGACGAAGTGGTCGATGACGACAAGGTGGTGGAAGCCGCCAAGACCTGGATCAAGACGAAAGGTGACCCGGTCGCGCGCTGGGACAAGAAGGACTTCAAGATCCCCGGCGGCGGTCCCTACCATCCGGCGGGCGCGCAAGTTTTCATCATGGGCAACGCTCTGATCCGCAAGCAGTCCTATGGCAACTATCCCGCCGTGCTCAACCTGATGCACTCGGTCTATGAGGGCCTGCAGGTGCCCTTCGATACGGCGATAAAGATCGAAAGCCGCTTCTTCTGCAAGACCCCGGCGACGCCGCAGGCCAAGGCGATGATCCGCACCTTCTTCATGTCGATGCAGGCCATCGGCAAGGGCTCGGGCCGGCCGGCCGGCGTGCCGAAGACGGATGTGACTCAGGTGGCTGTGATCGGCGCCGGCATGATGGGGGCGGGCATCGCCTATGTCAGCGCCCTGGCCGGCATCAAAACGATCCTGCTCGATCGAGACCAGGCCGCTGCCGACAAGGGCAAGGCGCACTGCGAGGACCTGCTGAAGAAGTCGGTGTCGCGCGGTAAGATGACTCAGGAGAAAGCACAGGGCATCCTTGACCTGATCACCGCCACGCCGGACTATGCCGCCATCACCGGCTCCGACCTGGTGGTTGAAGCCGTGTTTGAAAATACCGACCTCAAGGAGCAGGTGACGAAGCAGGCCGAGGCGCCGCTCTATGCTAACGGCAAAGAGGCACCAATTTTCGGCACCAATACCTCGACCATCCCGATCTCTCTGCTGGCCGGCGCTTCATCGCATGCCGAAAACTATATCGGCATCCACTTCTTCTCGCCGGTCGACAAGATGATGCTGGTCGAGATCATCCGCGGCGAAAAGACGTCTGACGCCACCGTGGCCAAGGCGATCGACTACGCGCTCAAGATCAAAAAGACGCCGGTGGTGGTCAACGACTCGCGCTTCTTCTTCGCCAACCGCTGCTTCATTCCGTTCACCGCCGAAGGCATGATCATGTGGTCGGAAGGCGTCGCGCCGGCGCTGATCGACAATGCCGGTCGCATGACCGGTATGCCGCGCGGGCCGCTGGAAATGATGGACGATGTGGCGCTCGACCTGCTGACCAAGATCACTTCCGAAACCGCCAAGGCCATGGGCGATGCCTACCAGCCGATCCCCGGCGAAAAGGAAGTGGCACAGATGGTCGCCGATGGCCGTCTTGGCCGCAAGAACGGCAAGGGCTTCTATGATTATCCGGAAGCCAAGGGCGCGCCCAAGACCCTGTGGTCGGGCACGCTCGATATGTTCCCGGTCACCCAGGGCGAAGCCAGTCCGGCCGAGGTCGAGGAACTGAAGAAGCGCCTGCTCTATGTGCAGGCCGTGACGGCGGCGCGCTGCTTCGAGGAAGGCGTTATTACCAATCCGCGTGAGGCCGATGTCGGCTCGATCCTCGGCTGGGGCTTCGCGCCGTGGTCGGGCGGGATCATCTCGCTGATGGACTCGATCGGTCTGCCGAAGTTCGTCGAGGAGCTGGACCGCATGACCAGGCTCTACGGAGACCGCTTCGCTCCGCCGCAATTGCTGCGCGACATGGCCGCCAAGGGCGAAACCTTCTACGGCCGGTTCGACACCAGGGCAGCGAAAGCGGCATAA
- a CDS encoding cupin domain-containing protein produces the protein MSQFIKFDRSTVTPEHDRPRPERVINGDPQFTTWLLETTPDEKTYAGYWAATPGTWRVSYDEWEYCTILEGHAIVTEDGQPPVTLKAGDHIVFRNGYQGQWQVIEPVLKTFVIILP, from the coding sequence ATGTCCCAGTTCATTAAATTCGACCGCTCGACCGTCACGCCGGAACACGACCGTCCAAGGCCGGAGCGTGTGATCAATGGCGATCCGCAGTTCACCACCTGGCTGCTCGAAACCACGCCGGATGAGAAGACCTATGCCGGTTACTGGGCCGCCACACCGGGGACCTGGCGGGTTTCTTATGACGAATGGGAATACTGCACTATCCTCGAAGGCCATGCGATCGTAACGGAAGACGGCCAGCCACCAGTGACGCTGAAAGCCGGGGACCATATCGTCTTCCGCAACGGCTACCAGGGCCAGTGGCAGGTGATCGAGCCGGTTTTGAAGACCTTCGTGATCATTCTGCCGTAG
- the infC gene encoding translation initiation factor IF-3, whose translation MQAPPPKDGPRINNEIKVPRVLLIDAAGEKQGIMPTSAALEAAEEAGLDLVEVSPTADPPVCKILDYGKYRFQEQKKKAEARKKQKVVEIKEIKLRPNIDIHDYEVKAKAMTRFFEEGDKVKVTLRFRGREMAHPELGMKLLQKVKADFEPTTKVEYEPKMEGKQMIMILAPK comes from the coding sequence ATTCAAGCCCCGCCTCCTAAAGACGGCCCCCGCATCAACAATGAGATCAAGGTTCCCCGCGTACTGTTGATCGACGCTGCCGGCGAAAAGCAAGGCATTATGCCGACATCCGCCGCCCTGGAAGCCGCCGAAGAAGCCGGTCTCGATCTCGTCGAAGTCTCTCCTACCGCTGACCCGCCCGTCTGCAAGATTCTCGATTACGGCAAGTACCGTTTCCAGGAACAGAAGAAAAAGGCCGAGGCGCGCAAGAAGCAGAAGGTCGTTGAAATCAAGGAAATCAAGCTTCGCCCCAATATCGATATCCACGATTACGAGGTGAAGGCCAAGGCGATGACGCGCTTCTTCGAAGAAGGCGACAAGGTCAAGGTGACGCTCCGTTTCCGCGGCCGTGAAATGGCTCACCCCGAACTCGGCATGAAACTGCTGCAAAAAGTGAAAGCCGATTTCGAGCCCACCACCAAGGTCGAATACGAACCGAAGATGGAAGGCAAGCAGATGATCATGATTTTGGCGCCGAAATAG
- a CDS encoding glycosyltransferase family 4 protein, which produces MPKPTFTATVLQVVPELDTGGVEQTVVDISEAIIAAGGRSIVATKGGRLEERLLKKGATVVHMPVHSKNPFVQWQNKSALRRLIRAEKVDIVHVRSRAPAMAAIGAAKAEGIRSVATYAGIYNAKSGVKRWYNSQMTRADMIIANSDFTRAHILKTYAGMSPDKVISIPRGIDMKRFDPEAFDVRKIMKMEEAWDVLAGDGRIRFLLAGRLTKWKGQALIVEAANMLRHEDIDNFLIIMVGDDQGRSDYTKALKDSIHKYGLEERIKLVGHCDDMPSAYSACHFALAPSLEPEAFGRTAVEPQAMQRPPLAANHGATVETVLPGETGWLVKPGDTHAWADAMKVAIALPEEDRFEMGHQGREHVREQYSLPLMCQRTLDIYRSLLT; this is translated from the coding sequence ATGCCCAAACCCACCTTCACCGCCACTGTTTTGCAGGTCGTACCCGAGCTTGATACCGGCGGCGTCGAGCAGACCGTGGTCGATATCAGCGAGGCCATTATCGCCGCCGGCGGGCGCTCGATCGTGGCGACAAAGGGCGGTCGGCTGGAGGAACGCCTGCTGAAAAAGGGCGCCACCGTCGTTCATATGCCGGTTCACAGCAAGAATCCGTTCGTCCAGTGGCAGAACAAAAGCGCGCTCCGCCGGCTGATCCGGGCTGAAAAGGTCGATATCGTCCATGTCCGTTCGCGGGCCCCGGCCATGGCTGCTATCGGTGCCGCGAAGGCAGAGGGTATCCGCAGCGTCGCCACCTATGCCGGCATCTATAATGCTAAATCGGGCGTGAAGCGCTGGTACAACAGCCAGATGACCCGCGCCGACATGATCATCGCCAATTCGGATTTCACCCGGGCGCACATCCTGAAAACCTATGCTGGAATGTCGCCCGACAAGGTGATCAGCATTCCACGCGGCATAGACATGAAACGCTTCGATCCCGAAGCCTTCGATGTCCGCAAGATCATGAAGATGGAAGAAGCCTGGGACGTTCTGGCTGGCGATGGCCGCATCCGCTTCCTGCTGGCCGGCCGCCTGACCAAATGGAAGGGCCAGGCGCTGATCGTCGAGGCCGCCAACATGCTGCGTCATGAGGATATCGACAACTTCCTGATCATCATGGTGGGCGACGACCAGGGCCGCAGCGACTATACCAAGGCGCTCAAGGACAGCATCCATAAATACGGCCTGGAGGAACGCATCAAGCTGGTGGGCCACTGCGACGACATGCCCTCGGCCTATTCGGCCTGTCATTTTGCCCTGGCACCTTCGCTGGAGCCGGAGGCTTTCGGCCGTACGGCGGTGGAACCCCAGGCCATGCAACGGCCGCCGCTGGCCGCCAATCATGGGGCAACCGTTGAAACCGTATTACCGGGTGAAACCGGCTGGCTGGTGAAACCGGGAGATACCCATGCCTGGGCCGATGCCATGAAAGTCGCCATCGCCTTGCCGGAGGAAGACCGTTTCGAGATGGGGCATCAGGGCCGCGAACATGTCAGGGAACAGTACAGCCTGCCGCTGATGTGCCAGCGCACTCTTGATATTTACCGCTCGCTGCTTACATAG
- a CDS encoding alpha/beta hydrolase, whose protein sequence is MDIPFVQESAEWLDTPRGDRIAYRRVRGEGATLLWLGGFLSDMTGSKVTRLTAEARARGWDFLCFDYFAHGETGGDFAAARVGRWRENALAVLDQLTEGPVVAIGSSMGGHMLSLLMQARPERIKAAGFLAPAADFATVLMLASLSPEDRRQLEVSGVWMMPGYDRPVPLSHAFFDEAKAHEVLNGPIAFDGPVRILHGMKDDVVPWQHGLRLLETITTPDAHIHLIKDGDHRLSRPQDMDVLVDIVAELRA, encoded by the coding sequence ATGGATATACCTTTCGTTCAAGAGTCTGCCGAATGGCTGGATACGCCACGGGGCGACCGCATCGCTTATCGTCGGGTGCGCGGGGAGGGGGCAACCCTTTTGTGGCTGGGCGGCTTTCTGTCCGACATGACCGGCAGCAAGGTGACGCGGCTGACGGCCGAGGCCAGGGCGCGGGGCTGGGATTTTCTCTGCTTCGACTATTTCGCCCATGGCGAGACGGGTGGGGACTTCGCCGCGGCACGAGTCGGGCGCTGGCGGGAAAACGCCCTGGCGGTGCTTGATCAACTGACCGAAGGGCCGGTGGTGGCCATAGGCTCCTCCATGGGCGGTCATATGCTCTCTTTGCTGATGCAGGCGCGGCCGGAGCGTATAAAAGCGGCGGGATTCCTGGCGCCGGCGGCTGATTTCGCCACGGTCCTGATGCTGGCGTCCCTGTCGCCGGAAGACCGCCGCCAGCTTGAGGTTTCCGGCGTCTGGATGATGCCGGGCTATGACCGGCCGGTGCCACTGTCCCACGCATTTTTCGACGAGGCGAAGGCGCATGAGGTGCTGAATGGCCCGATCGCTTTCGACGGCCCGGTGCGTATCCTGCATGGCATGAAGGATGATGTCGTGCCGTGGCAACATGGCCTGCGTCTGCTGGAGACAATCACCACGCCGGATGCACATATCCACCTGATCAAGGACGGTGACCATCGCCTGTCACGCCCGCAGGATATGGATGTATTGGTCGATATAGTGGCGGAATTGCGCGCGTAA
- a CDS encoding GMC family oxidoreductase, which translates to MPDAPATESQHYDIIIIGSGAGGGTLAYALANTGKQILILERGQELPVEPQNWDSKAVFVDHRYRTKEQWLDKANKPFTPNTNYWVGGNTTFYGAALMRMKKRDFEAVEHSDGLSPAWPLSYADFAPWYEKAEALWRVHGERGIDPNDQPDDPPFPYPPLIDDPGVAKLKQHFEDLGWHPSPLPLGINRDDAHPLTSHCVRCTTCGGYPCLLKAKSDARSIVIDPIRNLPNVTLLTGHRVKHIEAHDKAVTGVVTETDDGALQTFTGDLYALAAGAANSAAILLQSVTAAHPNGLANSSGLVGRNYMFHTTSAVISIMADRFDSTFPKTFAVNDFYFGDKDYPYPMGQIQLLEYMSGQTLEGQISDILPPALIPDFLSDDIARHMVAFLTMTEDLPREENRVTVTETGQIRLTYTPNNLPAHLKLTQKLEQALKSFSLRQHTLFEPHFQIDSLLPLYGTAHQCGTLRFGRDPSTSVLDVNCKAHDLDNLYVVDTSFFVSSSSVNPTLTTVANALRVGEHLKARLE; encoded by the coding sequence ATGCCCGATGCCCCAGCGACCGAATCCCAGCATTACGACATCATCATTATCGGGTCCGGCGCAGGCGGCGGCACCCTGGCCTATGCGCTGGCCAATACCGGCAAGCAAATCCTGATCCTGGAACGCGGCCAGGAATTGCCGGTCGAGCCGCAGAACTGGGACTCGAAGGCGGTTTTCGTCGATCACCGCTATCGCACCAAGGAACAGTGGCTGGACAAGGCCAACAAGCCCTTTACCCCCAACACCAACTACTGGGTCGGCGGCAACACCACCTTTTACGGCGCCGCCCTGATGCGCATGAAAAAGCGCGATTTCGAAGCGGTCGAGCATAGTGACGGCCTGTCGCCCGCATGGCCGCTTTCCTATGCCGATTTCGCGCCGTGGTATGAAAAGGCCGAAGCCCTGTGGCGCGTGCATGGCGAACGCGGCATCGATCCCAATGACCAGCCCGACGATCCGCCGTTTCCCTACCCGCCGCTGATCGATGATCCCGGCGTGGCGAAGCTGAAGCAACATTTCGAGGATCTCGGCTGGCATCCCTCGCCCCTGCCGCTCGGCATCAACCGCGACGACGCCCACCCCCTGACCTCGCACTGCGTCCGCTGCACTACCTGCGGCGGATACCCCTGCCTGCTCAAGGCCAAGAGCGACGCCCGCAGCATCGTCATCGATCCGATCCGAAACCTGCCGAATGTGACCCTCCTGACCGGCCACAGGGTGAAGCACATCGAGGCGCACGACAAGGCCGTCACCGGCGTGGTCACCGAAACGGATGACGGCGCGTTGCAAACCTTCACCGGCGATCTCTATGCTCTGGCCGCCGGTGCGGCCAACAGCGCCGCCATTCTGCTGCAATCGGTCACGGCCGCGCATCCGAACGGCCTGGCCAACAGTTCCGGCCTGGTCGGGCGCAACTATATGTTCCACACCACCTCGGCGGTCATCTCTATCATGGCCGACCGCTTCGACTCAACCTTCCCCAAGACCTTCGCCGTCAATGACTTCTATTTCGGCGACAAGGACTACCCTTACCCGATGGGACAGATTCAATTGCTGGAATACATGTCCGGCCAGACCCTGGAAGGCCAGATATCCGACATCCTGCCGCCGGCCCTGATCCCGGATTTTCTCAGCGACGACATCGCCCGCCATATGGTCGCCTTCCTGACCATGACCGAGGATCTGCCGCGCGAGGAAAACCGCGTGACCGTCACCGAAACCGGCCAGATCAGGCTAACCTATACACCGAACAACCTGCCGGCACACCTGAAGCTGACACAGAAACTGGAACAGGCGCTGAAGAGCTTTTCCCTGCGCCAGCATACCCTGTTCGAGCCGCACTTCCAGATCGATTCGCTTTTGCCGCTATACGGCACGGCGCACCAGTGCGGCACGCTTCGTTTCGGCCGCGATCCCTCGACCAGCGTGCTCGATGTCAACTGCAAGGCCCACGATCTCGACAATCTCTATGTCGTCGATACCTCGTTCTTCGTGTCCAGTTCGTCGGTCAATCCGACATTGACGACCGTGGCCAATGCACTCAGGGTTGGCGAGCATCTAAAGGCACGGCTGGAATAA
- a CDS encoding SDR family oxidoreductase, which yields MPAKTYLITGASSGIGAQFARSYARRGTNLILVARRLDRLEALAAELRVAHGVEIACLAADLSDRAQVNGLVSRIRKMNFHPDGLINNAGYSLAHTFAATTAKQQLNFIEVCVAAPTLLARELLDHMLAQGYGRIINVSSMVAFSPGASGHTLYPAAKAYMLKFSRSLAAEVAGRGIKVTALCPGSTESEFQHSNGMDAVLKSHPARFVQTAEAVVEAAIRANEAGREVIVTGWTNKLAVFLMTYMPDGLITPMIRWGAKKYQLDDKTNA from the coding sequence ATGCCGGCAAAAACATACCTCATCACCGGCGCCTCTTCCGGTATTGGCGCGCAGTTCGCCCGGTCCTATGCCAGACGCGGCACCAACCTGATCCTGGTGGCCCGCCGTCTTGACCGGCTGGAAGCCCTGGCCGCCGAACTTCGTGTGGCGCATGGCGTCGAAATCGCCTGTCTGGCCGCCGATCTCAGCGACCGCGCGCAGGTAAATGGCCTCGTGTCGCGTATCAGGAAGATGAACTTCCACCCCGACGGCCTGATCAACAATGCCGGCTATTCCCTGGCCCATACCTTCGCCGCCACCACGGCGAAGCAGCAGCTTAATTTCATTGAGGTCTGCGTGGCGGCCCCGACTCTGCTGGCCCGGGAACTGCTCGATCATATGCTGGCGCAGGGCTATGGCCGAATCATCAATGTCTCGTCCATGGTCGCCTTTTCACCGGGCGCTTCCGGCCATACCCTCTATCCGGCGGCCAAAGCCTATATGCTGAAATTTTCGCGTTCCCTGGCCGCCGAGGTGGCCGGCAGGGGCATCAAGGTCACCGCTCTCTGCCCCGGTTCGACCGAATCCGAATTCCAGCATTCCAACGGCATGGACGCGGTGCTGAAAAGCCATCCGGCGCGGTTTGTCCAGACCGCCGAAGCCGTGGTCGAGGCTGCCATCCGCGCCAATGAAGCGGGGCGCGAGGTCATTGTCACCGGCTGGACCAATAAACTGGCCGTTTTCCTGATGACCTACATGCCCGATGGCCTGATCACGCCTATGATCCGCTGGGGCGCTAAAAAATATCAACTGGACGATAAAACAAATGCTTAA
- a CDS encoding SDR family oxidoreductase, with protein MRPRALVFGYGFIGAAFADLARADYEIAATARSQEKRSELIAQGITAIDPADPKGLAQAVRQATAILITPSPDDDGCPAFAALPGFSLSGKWIGYLSTTGVYGDRDGGWVFEDSALLPTSTEGRRRVMAESQWLGVGAQVFRLPGLYGPGRNVIERLRDGTARRIHKPDHVFSRLHHDDCATALMASLTRPRPGGIYNLCDDEPAPADTVLEYAAALTGLPLPPVIAWDDPSLSGKMLRFYNDNKRVSNARAKAELGWRPQYPTYREGLNAILASIQTGKKE; from the coding sequence TTGAGACCGAGGGCTCTGGTCTTCGGATATGGCTTTATCGGCGCCGCCTTCGCTGATTTGGCCCGCGCAGATTATGAAATCGCCGCCACGGCCCGCTCGCAGGAAAAACGCAGCGAACTGATTGCGCAGGGTATTACGGCCATCGATCCCGCCGATCCGAAGGGCTTGGCGCAAGCCGTCAGACAGGCGACCGCCATACTGATCACCCCGTCGCCGGATGACGACGGCTGCCCGGCCTTTGCCGCGCTCCCCGGTTTCAGTCTGTCCGGCAAGTGGATTGGCTATCTCTCTACCACCGGTGTCTATGGCGATCGGGATGGCGGCTGGGTATTCGAGGATTCGGCGCTTTTGCCGACCTCAACCGAGGGCCGCCGCCGTGTGATGGCTGAAAGTCAGTGGCTTGGCGTCGGGGCGCAGGTCTTCCGCCTGCCGGGGCTTTATGGTCCTGGCCGCAATGTCATCGAACGCTTGAGGGACGGAACGGCGCGGCGCATCCACAAGCCCGACCATGTCTTTTCCCGCCTGCACCATGACGATTGCGCCACCGCCCTGATGGCCAGCCTGACGCGCCCAAGGCCCGGCGGCATCTATAATCTGTGCGATGACGAACCCGCTCCGGCCGATACAGTGCTGGAATATGCGGCGGCCCTGACCGGCCTGCCCCTGCCGCCGGTCATTGCCTGGGATGATCCGTCATTGAGTGGAAAAATGCTGCGTTTCTATAACGACAACAAGCGCGTCTCCAATGCCCGTGCCAAAGCCGAACTGGGCTGGCGACCGCAATACCCGACCTATCGGGAGGGCCTGAACGCGATCCTGGCCTCTATACAAACCGGCAAAAAGGAATAG